The Malus domestica chromosome 10, GDT2T_hap1 genome contains a region encoding:
- the LOC114827542 gene encoding uncharacterized protein gives MQRTITILRGPLGRGRGFSSTSSSSSDKIVASVLFERLPVVIPKIDPVVYAYQEFAFRWRQQYRRIYPDELLDKSNARGKGDYQIDYEPALRITEADKKNDKKSLQRALDRRLYLLLYGTTDGSAGKSVWHFPEKVYQSEDTLRKCAESALKSVLGDLSHTYFVGNAPMGHMEQTAENMKQFFFKSQVIATNKLNIGKCEDFVWVTKDELMEYFPEKADFLSKMIIS, from the exons ATGCAGCGGACGATCACAATATTGCGTGGTCCTCTGGGCAGAGGCCGAGGGTTTTCCTCCACCTCATCGTCTTCCTCCGACAAAATCGTTGCGTCCGTGCTCTTCGAGAGGCTGCCCGTTGTTATTCCCAAAATCGACCCCGTCGTTTATGCGTATCAGGAATTCGC GTTCCGGTGGCGACAGCAATATCGGCGCATATATCCCGATGAGCTTTTAGACAAGTCTAATGCTAG GGGAAAAGGTGACTACCAGATAGATTATGAACCTGCTCTGCGGATCACTGAAGCTGacaaaaagaatgataaaaa GTCATTGCAGAGAGCCCTTGACAGAAGACTATATCTTCTTCTCTACGGAACCACTGATGGATCTGCTGGAAAATCAGTCTGGCATTTTCCAGAAAAAGTTTACCAGTCTGAAGACACACTGCGGAAG TGCGCAGAATCTGCATTAAAATCAGTTTTGGGAGATCTGTCACACACATACTTTGTTGGAAATGCTCCCATGGGCCATATGGAACAGACAGCAGAGAATATGAAG CAATTCTTTTTCAAGTCTCAAGTGATTGCAACGAACAAGTTGAACATTGGGAAGTGCGAGGATTTTGTCTGGGTGACCAAGGATGAATTGATGGAGTACTTTCCTGAGAAAGCTGATTTCCTTAGCAAGATGATCATTAGCTGA
- the LOC103427335 gene encoding uncharacterized protein isoform X1 — MADALAPEPELYSPQLHQNTPNSPSKPNSRKRKSTDDGKAHPTVPPHVQKLLKRIVLSLSKPSYLLGVGSTRPRAEHRARLTKLMRKLVKQRNWVEASGVLSVLLEGSQKERSPANNRFKYWVLMEMLEHLDSNAYKVMEAYAVWEGRNAMAGYSPEYRYALQLERITLLITEGNYNEHAHHSTVILTQLKEFGNEPLLIMIVGLAYQQLWYSNLPNEMKWRESDQFYTARESNELLPHSEGHYAGNTHEAGTDIQCGSETSVMNDKVSYIGADGGIHRDISMGVDDMEIENSQPNFGAQSFYADPDEDTENENDGEMQYVPIFYALEGLESLLLPIRLPESTDREDFMNSQTTIFNDSFRNAVKYLRRALHSMPPVLQALLPLVQLLLIGGQVKEALNEIDNCCSPNTALPLRLRATLLEQFDRYNSALLSTCFEDVLKNDPTCYDSLAKLVQLHQNDEYSPESLLEMIALHLDATYADYNTWREFALCFLKLSQYDEDRMSVCLNGNEGEHKERYSVCFNRTPKMFIEGKSGESWRFRCRWWRTRHFSHQMLTSEIATGELQLLTYKAACAVHMYGSEFSYFVDAYACLEKENEWDLLMFLQTNIQNSVRIQSNFEQRSR; from the exons ATGGCCGACGCTCTCGCACCGGAACCCGAACTCTACTCACCACAACTGCACCAAAACACTCCAAACAGTCCAAGCAAACCGAACAGCCGCAAAAGAAAGTCCACCGACGACGGCAAAGCTCACCCCACAGTGCCTCCCCACGTTCAAAAACTCCTCAAACGAATTGTTTTGTCCCTGAGCAAGCCCTCCTATCTACTCGGTGTTGGCTCCACGAGACCCCGAGCCGAGCACCGCGCCCGGCTCACCAAGCTCATGCGGAAGCTCGTCAAGCAGCGCAACTGGGTCGAAGCCAGCGGAGTCTTGAGCGTGTTGTTGGAAGGCAGCCAGAAAGAAAGGTCGCCGGCGAACAACCGGTTCAAGTATTGG GTTTTGATGGAAATGCTTGAGCATTTGGATTCCAATGCTTATAAGGTTATGGAAGCTTATGCTGTTTGGGAGGGCAGGAATGCGATGGCAGGTTACTCGCCGGAG TACCGGTATGCGCTTCAACTGGAGCGTATTACTTTGTTGATTACTGAGGGAAATTACAATGAGCATGCGCATCACTCTACCGTGAT TCTCACGCAATTAAAGGAGTTTGGAAATGAACCACTGTTAATTATGATTGTAGGATTGGCATACCAGCAACTCTGGTATTCCAATCTTCCAAATGAAATGAAATGGAGGGAGTCTGACCAGTTTTACACTGCTAGGGAATCAAATGAACTACTTCCACACTCGGAGGGGCATTATGCTGGTAATACTCACGAGGCTGGTACTGACATTCAATGTGGTTCAGAGACCTCTGTAATGAATGATAAAGTATCATATATTGGTGCCGACGGTGGCATACATAGAGATATATCTATGGGGGTCGACGACATGGAGATAGAAAATTCTCAACCAAACTTTGGGGCCCAAAGTTTTTATGCGGACCCTGATGAAGAtacagaaaatgaaaatgatggCGAAATGCAGTATGTTCCCATTTTTTATGCCCTTG AGGGCTTGGAATCTCTGTTACTTCCCATACGATTGCCAGAATCTACAGATAGGGAAGATTTCATGAATTCACAGACGACAATTTTTAATGACAGTTTTAGGAATGCAGTGAAATATTTAAGGCGTGCTCTTCACTCCATGCCCCCAGTATTGCAGGCCTTGCTTCCTTTGGTACAG CTGTTGCTGATTGGAGGTCAAGTAAAAGAAGCCCTAAATGAGATTGACAACTGCTGTAGTCCAAATACTGCACTGCCACTTCG ATTAAGGGCTACTCTTTTGGAGCAATTTGATCGTTACAACAGCGCCCTTCTTTCTACTTGTTTTGAGGATGTTTTAAAGAACGATCCAACCTGTTACGATTCATTGGCAAAACTTGTTCAACTGCATCAAAATG ATGAATATAGTCCCGAGAGTCTACTGGAAATGATAGCTTTGCATTTAGATGCAACCTATGCAGACTACAACACCTGGAGAGAATTTGCTTTATGTTTCCTGAAGCTTTCTCAGTATGACGAGGACCGAATGTCCGTGTGTCTGAATGGAAATGAGGGTGAACATAAAGAGCGCTACTCCGTTTGTTTCAATAGGACCCCCAAAATGTTTATAGAGGGAAAATCTGGAGAGAGTTGGAGATTTCGCTGCAGATGGTGGCGTACACGTCATTTCAGCCACCAGATGCTAACCTCGGAGATAGCAACGGGTGAGTTGCAGCTCTTAACTTACAAAGCAGCATGCGCGGTGCATATGTACGGGTCAGAGTTTTCGTACTTTGTGGATGCTTATGCCTGTTTAGAGAAAGAAAATGAGTGGGATTTGCTCATGTTTTTGCAGACCAACATTCAAAATTCAGTTAGAATACAATCAAACTTTGAACAGAGAAGTAGATGA
- the LOC103427335 gene encoding uncharacterized protein isoform X2, with protein sequence MADALAPEPELYSPQLHQNTPNSPSKPNSRKRKSTDDGKAHPTVPPHVQKLLKRIVLSLSKPSYLLGVGSTRPRAEHRARLTKLMRKLVKQRNWVEASGVLSVLLEGSQKERSPANNRFKYWVLMEMLEHLDSNAYKVMEAYAVWEGRNAMAGYSPEYRYALQLERITLLITEGNYNEHAHHSTVMESNELLPHSEGHYAGNTHEAGTDIQCGSETSVMNDKVSYIGADGGIHRDISMGVDDMEIENSQPNFGAQSFYADPDEDTENENDGEMQYVPIFYALEGLESLLLPIRLPESTDREDFMNSQTTIFNDSFRNAVKYLRRALHSMPPVLQALLPLVQLLLIGGQVKEALNEIDNCCSPNTALPLRLRATLLEQFDRYNSALLSTCFEDVLKNDPTCYDSLAKLVQLHQNDEYSPESLLEMIALHLDATYADYNTWREFALCFLKLSQYDEDRMSVCLNGNEGEHKERYSVCFNRTPKMFIEGKSGESWRFRCRWWRTRHFSHQMLTSEIATGELQLLTYKAACAVHMYGSEFSYFVDAYACLEKENEWDLLMFLQTNIQNSVRIQSNFEQRSR encoded by the exons ATGGCCGACGCTCTCGCACCGGAACCCGAACTCTACTCACCACAACTGCACCAAAACACTCCAAACAGTCCAAGCAAACCGAACAGCCGCAAAAGAAAGTCCACCGACGACGGCAAAGCTCACCCCACAGTGCCTCCCCACGTTCAAAAACTCCTCAAACGAATTGTTTTGTCCCTGAGCAAGCCCTCCTATCTACTCGGTGTTGGCTCCACGAGACCCCGAGCCGAGCACCGCGCCCGGCTCACCAAGCTCATGCGGAAGCTCGTCAAGCAGCGCAACTGGGTCGAAGCCAGCGGAGTCTTGAGCGTGTTGTTGGAAGGCAGCCAGAAAGAAAGGTCGCCGGCGAACAACCGGTTCAAGTATTGG GTTTTGATGGAAATGCTTGAGCATTTGGATTCCAATGCTTATAAGGTTATGGAAGCTTATGCTGTTTGGGAGGGCAGGAATGCGATGGCAGGTTACTCGCCGGAG TACCGGTATGCGCTTCAACTGGAGCGTATTACTTTGTTGATTACTGAGGGAAATTACAATGAGCATGCGCATCACTCTACCGTGAT GGAATCAAATGAACTACTTCCACACTCGGAGGGGCATTATGCTGGTAATACTCACGAGGCTGGTACTGACATTCAATGTGGTTCAGAGACCTCTGTAATGAATGATAAAGTATCATATATTGGTGCCGACGGTGGCATACATAGAGATATATCTATGGGGGTCGACGACATGGAGATAGAAAATTCTCAACCAAACTTTGGGGCCCAAAGTTTTTATGCGGACCCTGATGAAGAtacagaaaatgaaaatgatggCGAAATGCAGTATGTTCCCATTTTTTATGCCCTTG AGGGCTTGGAATCTCTGTTACTTCCCATACGATTGCCAGAATCTACAGATAGGGAAGATTTCATGAATTCACAGACGACAATTTTTAATGACAGTTTTAGGAATGCAGTGAAATATTTAAGGCGTGCTCTTCACTCCATGCCCCCAGTATTGCAGGCCTTGCTTCCTTTGGTACAG CTGTTGCTGATTGGAGGTCAAGTAAAAGAAGCCCTAAATGAGATTGACAACTGCTGTAGTCCAAATACTGCACTGCCACTTCG ATTAAGGGCTACTCTTTTGGAGCAATTTGATCGTTACAACAGCGCCCTTCTTTCTACTTGTTTTGAGGATGTTTTAAAGAACGATCCAACCTGTTACGATTCATTGGCAAAACTTGTTCAACTGCATCAAAATG ATGAATATAGTCCCGAGAGTCTACTGGAAATGATAGCTTTGCATTTAGATGCAACCTATGCAGACTACAACACCTGGAGAGAATTTGCTTTATGTTTCCTGAAGCTTTCTCAGTATGACGAGGACCGAATGTCCGTGTGTCTGAATGGAAATGAGGGTGAACATAAAGAGCGCTACTCCGTTTGTTTCAATAGGACCCCCAAAATGTTTATAGAGGGAAAATCTGGAGAGAGTTGGAGATTTCGCTGCAGATGGTGGCGTACACGTCATTTCAGCCACCAGATGCTAACCTCGGAGATAGCAACGGGTGAGTTGCAGCTCTTAACTTACAAAGCAGCATGCGCGGTGCATATGTACGGGTCAGAGTTTTCGTACTTTGTGGATGCTTATGCCTGTTTAGAGAAAGAAAATGAGTGGGATTTGCTCATGTTTTTGCAGACCAACATTCAAAATTCAGTTAGAATACAATCAAACTTTGAACAGAGAAGTAGATGA